A window of Micropterus dolomieu isolate WLL.071019.BEF.003 ecotype Adirondacks unplaced genomic scaffold, ASM2129224v1 contig_1311, whole genome shotgun sequence genomic DNA:
ATTGGCTGAGCGTCTGACATTTGGAATAAGTGGGGATTAAACTTTGTactgaataaacacacacagatctgtAGAGGACAACAACAACGATTCCTTCCCATCAGCCCCGGGAGCGGCGGTGGAGGGGTCAGCAGCGTGTCTCGTAGATGCCGCTGCGTCCGATGTAACGAACCCATTTAATGACGTCATGATCGCTGTAGTTCAACTTCGGCTCGAACACCTTCAGGTACCGGACCTTAAGACCTGACGGAGCGAATGGcacctgaggaggaggaggagagaggaggagttaGTGAAGCAGCACACCATGTTTATCTGTTTGAATGAAGAACAGCATCAGTGTTCAGAGACGGTTTGCTGTCTCAGCATGTCTCACTGTGcaggagctgctgctcctctctggCGCTGCAGGAGGCGCTGTGACAAATCTACGTCTACATCATCTTACACCCCGTCTACATCGGCCTACATCGGCCTACATCCCGTCTACATCCTGCCTACATCCCGTCTACATGATCTTACATCCCGTCTACATCATCTTACATCCCGTCTACATCATCTTACATCCCGTCTACATCCCGTCTACATCATCTTACATCCCGTCTACATCCCGTCTACATGATCTTACATCCCGTCTACATGATCTTACATCCCGTCTACATCATCTTACATCCCGTCTACATCATCTTACACCCCGTCTACATCCCGTCTACATGATCTTACATCCCGTCTACATCGGCCTACATCCCGTCTACATCGGCCTACACCCCGTCTACATC
This region includes:
- the LOC123964244 gene encoding AP-2 complex subunit mu-like, encoding MAGMKESQISAEIELLPTNDKKKWARPPISMNFEVPFAPSGLKVRYLKVFEPKLNYSDHDVIKWVRYIGRSGIYETRC